The DNA sequence GAACAAGAACGTATgtttaggaactaaaatgacaataagaaattaaatttaaggacTTATTTAACATTCCTAGGACTTATTCAACATTTTCTTACTTTGGGAGATACAAGGTCggttcatttaaaaaaaaaaaaaaggaaagaaaggtaGTTAAAAACTAACAAAGAAAGGGTTGATACCGATCTGAGTTGGCCGAAACGGTTAGAATCGGAGAGGAAGTCCCTCATTTTGGCGGTGCGGGGGTGGTGCATCCACATCGTACCGTCCATGAGCTGCACCCCATTGGATTCGCACGCCTCGACGATCTCGTCGAACTCCGCCGCGTGGAGCGCGACGGGCTTCTCGAGCAAGacgtgcttcttcttctgcgcGGCGAGCACGGCCCAGCGCACGTGGAGGCTAGTGGGGAGCGGTACGTACACGGCGTCGACGTCGGGATCGTCGAGGACCGCCTCGTAGGAGCCGTGCACCTTGGCGGCGGCGGGGAAGCCGTTGGCGGCGGCGAAGGCACGCGCCTTGTCGAGGGAGCGGCTGCCGACGGCGTAAAGGGCGGCGTTGGGGGCGAGGGAGATGGCGCGCGAGACCTTGCGCGCGATGTCGGCGCAGCCGATGACGCCGAAACGGATTGTGGGAGTTTCAGCCATTGAGAGTTTCTGGTGTGAGTCTAGTGACGTGGCATGTGTGGGATAACTTGGAAATGGAAGAGGATATTCTCGGGTTAAaactttaaaactttattttattgaagGCAAAATTAGACCCGCCTCTCTTAATTAATGTTTGGCTTAGTTGTacaattcattaattaattattattaaaatcctAATTGAAACTCTTAATTACTAACAAGTTAAATCATGTTCTTGATTTAAAACACTATATATCACACtctttttatcacttttattgtTTGACAGAAGATGTTTTTACATCAAATATGAGTATAATCaatgtaaattaaaattgacattTTTGTTAAGATTTGGATTtgtataatatttctttttacatggatgtattgataattaatatacaaatattttgttttacatttgTTATATTAATCATCgatgcaaaaatatttatttataaaactttcATCAATTAAACTAACAAGATAACAAAAGTGTACgttgattaaaaattttaataattaaggaaactTTCATCAGTGTGTGTTGATGAGTTATTGgtcaaatcaattaaaaaccaaaccaaactatTTTAATAAGTTTGTTTCTTAAATCAAAATTGACAAACTATATTTGTCAATTCGGTTTGGAACCAAAATGTTTTTAAGGAATCAATTCTTAAGCGAATCAATTTTGAATTAGTTTCGAACTGGTGGTTTAAGAATTGAATGGATTCTGAACGGGTTcacaataagtgatatgatgagataatcaattttttttaaagaaaaaataattggttGTAAGTGAATTGAACctgtttcttttagaaaattcaATTCGAATTGAAACTATTCTTACAATAattcaattcttttttcttcaaaccAGTTTGGTTGAACATCGGTTCAACTTGATTACAAACCGGTTTGGTTCGTATCGGTTTTTTTTTGCATACCCCAAGCAATAACTTGTGAGTTAAAGTTTTTCTAATTTCAGATCATGGGCGACACAGTTTCAGAGATATAGGGCCCTGTGAAGAAAATCAGGCTTTGTTGGTTGCCATTACTTGGGTGGTTGATAAGCACTACCAGGATGtcatttttgaattaaattgaCTGCAAGTAGGAGTGTTTACATCTTGATTTTGgtcaaattcataattttaattcaattaaaattaaaaggattGAATTGAGTCAGTTATTGTGAAACCGGTTCAAAAATCAAGACCTAATTCAAAACTCGACATTTGAATGAGTTAGTTCGAATTTCACTTGAACATACTATATATCaagtttaaattatttgaattgatttgaatcaatttaaattcAGAAGTAACTCTTCCATGAACATCCTAACTGCGTGCAAAGTGTTTGATGGCAAATACTGGTAAACGTGAACATCCTAACTTCATGCAAAGTGTTTGATGGCATCGCTTCTAACGTTTCTATAAATTCTGAGTTTGGTTTCATTTGATCAAAGtccaaggaaattaaaatttccaGTGGGTATTCACAACTCATCCGCAAAGTTTGTCGATCAACTCACTCACTTGCAAAGGGCAtatctatattttatataaacatgAGTTGCATTCTAAAATTTTCATGCATGTACATAAATCTAGCAGGATAAATTTCATACTCGAATTAATCACAatggatttaaaattatattacataattattattttcactcactttaaaaatataaaaaaattgaaaaatttaaaacacagAAGAATCGAGGTATATATATTTTAGCCTTATACATATACGTAGAACATTTAGACCACCCTCTATATGAtacgtttttagttttatttatgcgTAATAATTACTTCATTTCATATTTCGTTCGCTGTCActtttcttcctattttttgtttatagtacgtgtacttttttttttacaaagttacGTAGAAAAATACAAGTTCCCTTGCCGGGCCTCCGTATAATAATTCCATCTTACACCGAACACATGGCAGAGATGTTTGGGCAAAGAAATCAGTATCCATGAGTAATGAATCGGTTCTCACTTCTCATCACAGGAATTGAAGTTGGTTGAGACCCCATGCAAAGTATAGCAAGACTTCACCACGTAGCACCCTAATTCTCCTACGTGCCCTCCGCAAAGTCACGTTGCCGCATGCAGATACAACACACGAAGCGGTGCACGCTGTttccattttcccctgccaactatatatatagatatgtataaattaatgtgCCCTCATCGAGAAGAAGAGAATATAGGAATATAAGAACTAAGATGGATTGGATCGGAGCGTACCGCGGAGGCCAGAGAAGCAGGGACTGGTGCGACCCTTCATCACCATTCACTGATTTGTGGGACCCTCGTCGTGTCGGTGACGCTGATGATATCACCTCCTCTCTCGCCCATGCTCACGTTGACTGGCGTGAGACTGATAAAGCTCATATCTTCCGTGCTGATCTTCCAGGTTAGCCCTTCTCAACCACACGCACCTACTTTAACAATTCaacttacttttttttgttttatattcgCATCATACATACGCGCTGAATCAATTTGGAATTTAATTAGAACCAGTTAGCTATAGCCTTTCATGTTCCCATACCATGCATATAACAGAGAAAGTCACAACACTCAAATAGGGAAATTAATGTTATTCTATATTATCACTTTTCATCACGATATATCACCACTTATATTATAGTACATATcgctttctttttcatttatctattttcttctcCAAGTATAAAGACTGTCTACTGTCCAGGAATTATTTTCCTTATACCATCATTGGATTTAATTCAGGAAATAAAGCCATTTAAGAAGGGTTTGTtgttagatattaattagaataataataataataagttttatGAGTCTTAAATTGTAAAAGATGAAAGTTGTAAGGTTGTAAGTTATAAAGCCTTGAATAAGTAATTATGTGAGTATTTAGTATTCTTGAATAAACAAATTATGTGAGTCATCActctattttaatataaatagggGATCATACTCTTATATTTGATGtgccaaatgaaataaaatcttcttctttcaatgtttggtccaattttttaaacttaaatatctTTCAATAATTTGCTGTGTATacgtatttttatttcttaattcttCAATCTTTGTTTTGAAGAAAGGAGAAGCctagtttcatattttatttatcctttctaatttgtgaagaagttaagttgaattttatttcacTATTACCCTTTAGTTGATGACaaagatgaaaatttatttatatatatatattaattgagaATTCATAATTCTTTGTGGtgatataaaaaatgaaggaaaaagaaaaagagatagcAGTTATAGCATGTGTAATTGGCGTGTGTGCGTTGGTTTCTCGCGGGTTCAGATTCGCGAGGTCCCTATTATGCAAGCTGAGCGAGTTGTGGGGACACAATAATATTGATGGCAGGGGTGAAGAAAGAGGATCTGAAGGTGCAGGTGGAGGAGAATAAGATCCTGCAGATAAGCGGGGAGAGGGTGAAGGAGAAGGAGGACCAGAACGACAAGTGGCACCGCGTCGAGAGGCAGTGCGGAAGCTTCCTCCGCCGCTTCCGGCTGCCGGAGGATGCCAACCCCAACCAGATCAGCTGCACGCTCGAAAACGGGGTGCTGAACGTCACCGTGCCCAAGGTGGAGAAGAAGCCGGAGAACAAGAACGTGAGGCAGATTGATGTGGTTTGATGATGATGGAGCATCATGAGGACTTGTAATGTTTGAATGAGTTTTGTGTTATGTGTGTGTGCGCAACTGTGCATATTACTGTACAAGTTAATAACTACGTGTCTGCCATATGAATCAATGTAAGTTTGATATGAATGGGAGGAAACTTTGTTTGCATAGtttgggaattttttttctttttcttttctttgttttcatcttATTAATTAAGGTGGGAGTTGTGCACTGTCTTGATGCTTGTTCTCTTCAATAAATGGTaagactttttttcttttgttaatagCAGTACTAAATGGTTAGTGAGACTTTGTAAATCTTATTCtgacttgcaaaattagtttagGAAATCTGAAAGGTATAGATTTTTTAGGATGAGTTCCAAAATCCAAGAGTTTTTATGATTTGAGAAAGTCAAATAcaaatatttcaatttcaattagtttttagtttttaatatttttttaatttagtaattaaattttttaaatattttttgaatttagtaattaattttttaaatatttcttaattttttaaaacgttacttcctaatttttttagatttttttatttttattcttgatgtatttttttttattattttactatttttcataaacacttctaatttatttgactaatttttcaatttcattttcaatattcCAGCTAGTTTCATCAAACTCACTcttctattttaataaattaattttttaacatccaGTTATTTATCCATATTCCAACTATATTTTATCCAATATAACCATACAAAATTTCTAAAAGATATTTGTTATCTTATTAAACTAATAAAGTTCATTAACTGTATTGAGACACGAAGGAACATTTTAAGAGTTCTTATATGTAAGGAAAAGAGATATGATTCTAAgtcatgtttaattaatattattataaatttaaaaatatttatagaattcATTTGTTTAAGTGTGATggtcattaaatataatataatgatatcactcataatttaagaaatatttttataattaatgaaattaaataagttaattatattattaatagtccaataaacatatttatttttataaaaataagtaatatttcattaattaatttcacatttaaataataaaaaattaatattaaaagtgattattgtttcttataattaaaaaatagtatcatttgtttctttaataaaTGGAAAGTGTATTAAAAATGAACGATATCTCATTAACTAATTtcacattaaaataataaaaaagtaataataaaagtgattattttttcttatgattaaaaattagtATCATTCATTTCTTTAATAAATGAAAAGTTTATTAGTATAAAAAGGGGAGTacaaataactatttattaactcgaaaaaattcaattaagtttaattgaattaatttaaaagttagaTTAAACTCAACCTGGTCACTGACTTATTTTCCATGTGaacatgtaatatatattttttcttctatatttttaaagtaaatattatttatctatcaataaactttagggactaaaagtagtaatttcatatttttgaggatgaaataaaaaataaaaattgtaagatACAAAATAATACGCACTTAATTGATTGGAGtacatttttaaaagaaaaaagaaatgctGAAATGGTTATCTGATAGATATTATGCAATCTGTGTAAGGATAATTAACGATAACACAAGGGCCACAAGAGCAACAGAGACGTTAACTACCAGCTTCATTTCTCGCAAGTCGCAAAATTAAAGCTGCTTAATTGACTACAGGACACTACAAAGTACAAACCATAATGCGCATGCGAATAGAATTCAACATTCCGAACAACAAAGATGCTACTCTTTTCCTGTTATCATATCCCTTCTTCTATGGTTTTCCTGTTATCATATGTCTATTGCCACCTAAAAGAAGATTATAGGTGAAGGAATTCTCGGAAACCTGTGATTTACTTGTTGATTATACAGCAATCAAGATTCCTTTAGGACACACAACAGGGGAACATGaaaatagataataattaagaagtgaaagttaattaaacatttagaatgccatattttgaattttttgcaTTCCAAACCTTCTCCATCTTGAATAAAGTGCCTTAGAAACAAATAcctgaaaatattaaatatgatgaTCTAATCTGGTGTACGTGAATGTGATTTGAACAGGTGCTATGTTCTgtcaattatttcaatattGTATTCCAAATTTTAGTATAAGTATtcatattttgttcaattaAGGAAAAATGATTGTAAGGTAGTTAGGATTATAGAAAATTAAAGTTTAGTATAAGTATTCATATTTTGttccaaatattaattaatatttctgaGGGACTAACTTGCTAGCGCTTCACACCTTTCATGAACGAATTAGGGGTCTACTCTATTTTTAAGTTTCAATGCCTCCctcaaaaaaaaagtttcaatgCCTATACGAGTTTCTCTGCCCTCACTTGACTAATTACTAATGTAGTAATAAAAGAATGAGATTGAGACCAAAACGTCTAAATTGATTTATGAAGATTTTGActgataaaatttgaaaaagcaagagtttttttctctccttattttagcttaaattatttaacattaaGTGAAGATGTTTAATGGAGAGAATTGAAATAGATGAtgtgatattttataatattttctctcCATAGAGGTTTGTCAGGGAGCATATTAAAATATGTGAGAACTAAGTTACCCTGAGACTCCAtaatgattttgctttttttttttcttcttctcctcgccaccaaagattttttttttttttttctaagttctaCATCGCACATTCCGGCAATTTTGTGTGCCTTTTGCCATCCTCTTCCAGAGATGACTTGTCGATCCTCCCGTACACATGCTGGTCAAGACCACAAGATTCACAACCTCCTTTGAGGATCCAAACTTTTGTGTAGCATTGTTAGTGTGTTGTTCATGGTGGAGGTAATGGTGTTACTTTGGTCCATCTTAgcgcaaaaaatattttttttaatatttagccATTGAAAATCACCATTTTTATGACCATTTTACATTGTTAGTTTCAAGTTTATAGTAgttttaaaggattaaaatataacaacattaacgaagttaaaaaattacaattataaattttaaactataaaaattaaaagaaaatttattgtcgGTAGAAGAATAGAAAGGTAATTATACCAATTTATTCTCCTCAATACCGTTCAAATGAAACTGTTTAtaatcttcttatttatttattttctttttttaactttccaACCCGAAATTTGATCTGGCCCTTGCCCCATCGTTTTCTTTTTCGATTTTTACGAAGTTTGGTCGGGTATGACAGTGGTTGGTGATAAGTTATTCAATCAAagtgtaaataataaattcagtatataaatatgtaagctgaaaaaaaaaaaaatactaaagtcACTGAGCACGTGTATTGACTACT is a window from the Glycine max cultivar Williams 82 chromosome 2, Glycine_max_v4.0, whole genome shotgun sequence genome containing:
- the PM31 gene encoding seed maturation protein PM31, with amino-acid sequence MDWIGAYRGGQRSRDWCDPSSPFTDLWDPRRVGDADDITSSLAHAHVDWRETDKAHIFRADLPGVKKEDLKVQVEENKILQISGERVKEKEDQNDKWHRVERQCGSFLRRFRLPEDANPNQISCTLENGVLNVTVPKVEKKPENKNVRQIDVV